One genomic window of Salvia miltiorrhiza cultivar Shanhuang (shh) chromosome 4, IMPLAD_Smil_shh, whole genome shotgun sequence includes the following:
- the LOC131021284 gene encoding LOW QUALITY PROTEIN: hypersensitive-induced reaction 1 protein (The sequence of the model RefSeq protein was modified relative to this genomic sequence to represent the inferred CDS: deleted 3 bases in 3 codons), translated as MGNLLCCIQVDQSTVAIKERFGKFDEVLEPGCHCLPWFLGSQMAGHLSLRLQQLDVKCETKTKDNVFVNVVASVQYRAIADKANDAFYKLTNTRSQIQAYVFDVIRASVPKLNLDDAFEQKNDIAKAVEDELEKAMSAYGYEIVQTLIVDIEPDEHVKRAMNEINAAARMRVAANEKAEAEKILQIKRAEGEAEAKYLAGVGIARQRQAIVDGLRDSVLGFSVNVPGTTAKDVMDMVLVTQYFDTMKEIGAHSKSSSVFIPHGPGHVRDVAAQIRDGLLQASSFHLNVSAASKDIFSVFNCII; from the exons ATGGGAAATTTATTGTGCTGTATTCAAGTGGACCAATCCACCGTTGCGATCAAGGAGCGATTTGGGAAATTTGATGAAGTTCTTGAGCCAGGCTGCCActgtttgccttggtttcttgGAAGCCAGATGGCTGGCCATCTCTCTCTTCGACTGCAGCAGTTGGATGTCAAGTGTGAGACCAAGACCAAG GACAACGTGTTTGTGAATGTGGTGGCATCGGTGCAGTACCGCGCCATTGCTGATAAGGCTAACGACGCGTTTTACAAGCTCACCAACACGAGGAGCCAGATTCAGGCCTATGTGTTTGATG TGATCAGAGCCAGTGTCCCAAAACTCAACCTTGATGATGCTTTTGAGCAGAAAAACGAC ATTGCTAAGGCCGTTGAAGATGAACTTGAGAAG GCTATGTCGGCCTATGGA TATGAGATCGTGCAGACGCTGATTGTTGATATAGAGCCGGACGAGCATGTTAAGAGAGCTATGAATGAGATCAATGCAG CTGCTAGGATGAGGGTGGCTGCAAATGAGAAAGCAGAAGCTGAAAAGATTCTGCAGATCAAGAGAGCCGAGGGCGAGGCAGAGGCCAAGTACCTGGCGGGTGTGGGCATAGCCCGTCAGCGCCAGGCGATTGTGGATGGTCTGAGGGACAGCGTGCTGGGGTTCTCCGTGAACGTGCCTGGGACCACTGCCAAGGATGTCATGGACATGGTCCTCGTCACCCAATACTTTGACACGATGAAGGAGATTGGCGCCCACTCCAAGTCATCCTCCGTCTTCATCCCACACGGACCAGGCCATGTCCGTGATGTGGCAGCCCAGATTCGTGACGGCCTTCTTCAGGCTTCC AGCTTCCACCTTAACGTCAGCGCTGCATCAAAAGACATTTTCTCGGTGTTCAATTGTATCATCTAG
- the LOC131021282 gene encoding LOW QUALITY PROTEIN: protein QUIRKY (The sequence of the model RefSeq protein was modified relative to this genomic sequence to represent the inferred CDS: deleted 4 bases in 4 codons), whose amino-acid sequence MDYEELNVEVFNDKKLSNGNARKNHFLGRVKLYGSQFVKRGEEGLVYFTLEKKSVFSWIKGELGLKIYYYDEIMEEQPPPAPEDQPPPPAEQQQQPPPQLQPEEVMKKPVFVVSEDQPPPPMEMREHSPPMIRIHEPRVHEPPPDNAPPPDNIPPPGFSPDMRRMQMGGNGMPGPMAGERVKVLRRPGNGDYSPRIIAGKFKGDTSERIQAFDLVEPMQYLFVRIVKGRGLSPSENPHVRVRTSGHFVRTKPAVPPPGGDSASPEWNQVFALGHNKDAAASSTLEISVWDGASERFLGGVCFDLSDVPVRDPPDSPLAPQWYHLEGGAATGDDQSRVSGDLQLSVWIGTQADDAFPESWSSDAPQPFVSYTRPKVYQSPKLWYLRVTVIEAQDLHIMPNLPPLTAPEIRVKGQLGFQSVRTRRGSMNHHSSAFHWNEDLIFVAGEPLEDSLILLVEDRTGKDPVLLGHVLVPVGSIEQRLDERHVVAKWYSMEGGPYSGRLHLRMCLEGGYHVLDEAAHLCSDFRPTAKQLWKPAVGILELGILGARGLLPMKSKGNGKGSTDAYCVAKYGKKWVRTRTVTDSFDPRWNEQYTWQVYDPCTVMTIGVFDNWRMFAEAGEDRPDCRIGKIRIRISTLESNKVYMNSYPLMVLSRSGLKKMGEIEVAVRFACPSLLPDTCGVYGQPLLPRMHYLRPLGVAQQEALRGAATKMVAAWLTRSEPPLGPEVVRYMLDADSHSWSMRKSKANWFRIVAVLAWAVGLAKWLDHIRRWRNPVTTVLVHILYLVLVWYPDLVVPTGFLYVFLIGVWYYRFKPKIPAGMDIKLSQADTVDPDELDEEFDTLPSSRPPELVRVRYDRLRILAARVQTVLGDLATQGERVQALVSWRDPRATKLFIGMCLVITIVLYVVPPKMVAVALGFYFLRHPMFRDPMPPASLSFFRRLPGLSDRLL is encoded by the exons ATGGATTACGAGGAGCTGAACGTGGAGGTTTTCAATGATAAGAAGCTCAGCAATGGCAATGCGAGGAAGAATCATTTTCTGGGGAGAGTGAAATTGTATGGATCGCAGTTCGTCAAGAGAGGGGAAGAAGGATTGGTGTATTTTACGCTGGAGAAGAAGAGTGTGTTCAGTTGGATTAAAGGGGaattagggttgaagatttattACTACGATGAGATTATGGAGGAGCAGCCTCCGCCGGCGCCTGAGGACCAACCTCCGCCACcggcagagcagcagcagcaaccaCCGCCTCAGCTGCAACCGGAGGAGGTGATGAAGAAGCCGGTTTTTGTAGTTTCGGAAGatcagccgccgccgccgatggAGATGCGAGAACATTCACCTCCGATGATTAGGATTCACGAGCCGCGAGTTCATGAGCCGCCGCCGGACAATGCACCTCCGCCGGACAATATTCCGCCGCCTGGATTCTCGCCGGACATGCGAAGGATGCAGATGGGGGGCAACGGCATGCCCGGCCCCATGGCAGGAGAGAGAGTGAAGGTACTACGACGGCCGGGGAACGGAGATTACTCGCCGAGGATTATCGCCGGGAAATTCAAAGGAGACACGTCGGAGAGGATTCAGGCTTTCGATTTAGTCGAGCCGATGCAGTATCTGTTCGTGAGAATAGTGAAAGGCCGCGGGCTCAGCCCTAGCGAAAATCCGCACGTGAGAGTCCGAACCTCGGGACATTTCGTGCGAACGAAGCCGGCCGTTCCTCCGCCGGGCGGCGATTCAGCCAGCCCGGAGTGGAATCAGGTCTTCGCCCTAGGTCACAACAAGGACGCCGCCGCGAGTTCCACTCTGGAGATCTCAGTATGGGACGGCGCGTCGGAGCGGTTCCTCGGCGGCGTCTGCTTCGATCTCTCCGACGTGCCGGTGCGCGACCCGCCGGACAGCCCCCTCGCGCCGCAGTGGTACCACCTGGAGGGCGGCGCTGCTACCGGTGACGACCAGAGCCGAGTCTCCGGCGATTTGCAGCTGTCTGTGTGGATCGGCACGCAGGCGGACGACGCGTTCCCGGAGTCATGGAGCTCCGACGCGCCCCAGCCGTTCGTGTCGTACACGCGGCCGAAGGTGTACCAGTCGCCGAAGCTGTGGTACCTTCGCGTGACGGTTATCGAAGCTCAGGACCTCCACATAATGCCCAATTTACCCCCGCTCACCGCTCCCGAAATCCGGGTCAAGGGCCAGCTCGGGTTCCAATCGGTCCGGACCCGTAGAGGCTCCATGAACCACCACTCCTCCGCCTTCCACTGGAATGAAGATCTGATCTTCGTCGCCGGCGAGCCGCTCGAAGACAGCCTCATTTTACTAGTCGAAGATCGCACCGGAAAAGATCCGGTGCTTCTCGGGCACGTCCTAGTCCCCGTGGGGAGCATAGAGCAGCGCCTCGACGAGCGCCACGTGGTGGCCAAATGGTACAGCATGGAAGGCGGGCCCTACTCCGGCCGTCTCCACCTAAGGATGTGTTTGGAAGGCGGTTACCACGTTTTAGACGAAGCCGCGCATCTTTGCAGCGATTTCCGCCCCACCGCCAAACAGCTCTGGAAGCCGGCGGTGGGGATTCTGGAGCTCGGAATCCTCGGCGCC AGAGGATTGCTCCCCATGAAATCCAAGGGCAACGGGAAAGGCTCCACCGACGCCTACTGCGTCGCCAAGTACGGGAAGAAATGGGTCCGCACCCGAACCGTCACGGACAGCTTCGACCCGAGATGGAACGAGCAGTACACATGGCAGGTCTACGACCCCTGCACGGTCATGACGATTGGCGTTTTCGACAACTGGCGCATGTTCGCCGAGGCCGGGGAGGACCGGCCCGATTGCCGGATAGGAAAAATCCGGATCCGGATCTCCACATTGGAGAGCAACAAGGTGTACATGAACTCCTATCCGCTGATGGTGCTGTCGCGGAGCGGGCTCAAGAAAATGGGCGAGATCGAGGTGGCC GTTCGCTTCGCCTGCCCGTCGCTGCTGCCTGACACCTGCGGCGTCTATGGGCAGCCGTTGCTGCCGCGGATGCACTACCTCCGCCCCCTCGGGGTGGCTCAGCAGGAGGCGCTGCGCGGTGCAGCTACCAAAATGGTGGCCGCGTGGCTAACCCGCTCCGAGCCGCCGCTTGGGCCGGAGGTGGTGCGGTACATGTTGGATGCGGATTCGCATAGCTGGAGCATGCGGAAGAGCAAGGCTAATTGGTTTCGGATCGTGGCCGTGTTGGCTTGGGCAGTCGGGTTGGCGAAATGGTTGGACCATATCCGGAGATGGAGAAACCCGGTTACCACGGTTTTA GTCCACATCCTTTACTTGGTTTTGGTATGGTATCCGGATCTGGTTGTCCCCACCGGGTTTCTCTACGTGTTTCTAATAGGCGTTTGGTACTACCGGTTCAAGCCCAAGATCCCGGCGGGTATGGATATCAAACTGTCGCAAGCAGATACAGTCGACCCAGACGAGCTGGACGAGGAGTTTGACACGCTGCCCAGCTCGAGGCCGCCCGAGCTGGTCCGGGTCAGGTACGACCGGTTGAGGATTTTGGCGGCAAGGGTCCAAACCGTGTTGGGCGATTTAGCGACCCAGGGGGAGCGGGTCCAAGCTCTAGTGAGCTGGAGGGACCCGCGGGCCACG AAGTTGTTTATAGGAATGTGTCTCGTAATTACAATAGTTTTGTATGTGGTGCCGCCCAAGATGGTGGCGGTGGCCTTGGGGTTCTACTTCCTGCGGCACCCGATGTTCCGGGATCCGATGCCGCCGGCGAGTTTGAGCTTTTTCAGGAGGCTTCCCGGGCTGTCGGATAGGCTGTTGTAG
- the LOC131023342 gene encoding probable polygalacturonase At3g15720 — protein MRNSFSLLTFFLVCYPVVTASTLVFNVIDYGAVGNGLADDTNAFAKAWEETCASSSSPTMKVPSDSTFLVQPLRFIGPCKSRSLTLQIDGNLVAPAHPSTWKCDANLCHQWLYFHRVDGLTLRGRGTIDGRGHKWWQNKHLNRPTVMEISNADNVRVGGGLRFKDSPMMHIVLNGIQSVFVSDVTVEAPAKSPNTDGIHVQDSTNAQIHNCTIGTGDDCIAIVNGASNVRISNIVCGPGHGISIGSLGKNGAEDKVEDVRVSDVVFLGTTNGVRIKTWQGGRGYARDIHFERFSFHDTINPIIIDQFYCDHRHCTTSKSGVEISNVSYRMMVGSSRRERAVVMRCSEAVPCRDIVVADLHIVTAKDTAATCDCANVYGRAQGHLLPKISCLEQI, from the exons ATGAGAAACTCATTCAGCTTGTTAACTTTCTTTCTTGTTTGTTATCCAGTCGTAACAGCTTCGACACTAGTCTTCAACGTTATTGATTATGGAGCAGTTGGCAATGGACTAGCAGATGATACAAAT GCTTTTGCAAAAGCATGGGAAGAAACATGCGCATCTTCTTCGTCTCCGACCATGAAAGTTCCTTCAGACAGCACATTCTTGGTTCAGCCGCTGCGCTTCATCGGCCCTTGCAAATCACGCTCTCTCACCCTCCAGATAGACGGGAATCTGGTGGCGCCTGCTCATCCTTCAACCTGGAAATGCGATGCCAATCTCTGTCACCAATGGCTCTACTTTCACCGTGTCGACGGCCTAACGCTGCGCGGCCGTGGAACAATCGACGGCCGCGGCCACAAATGGTGGCAGAATAAA CACCTCAACAGACCAACT gttATGGAGATCTCGAACGCGGACAATGTCCGCGTGGGAGGTGGGCTGAGATTTAAGGACAGCCCTATGATGCACATCGTGCTCAACGGAATACAGTCGGTTTTCGTCTCCGACGTCACCGTAGAAGCTCCGGCGAAAAGTCCCAACACCGATGGAATTCATGTTCAAGACTCTACAAATGCTCAGATTCATAATTGCACAATTGGGACAG GGGATGATTGCATTGCAATAGTTAATGGGGCGTCGAATGTAAGGATTAGCAACATCGTATGTGGACCAGGCCATGGAATAAG CATCGGAAGCTTAGGCAAGAATGGAGCAGAAGACAAAGTCGAAGATGTTAGGGTGAGCGACGTCGTTTTTCTAGGTACCACCAACGGTGTAAGGATCAAGACATGGCAG GGAGGTAGAGGGTATGCTAGAGACATACATTTCGAGAGATTTTCGTTCCACGACACGATTAATCCGATCATCATCGACCAATTCTACTGCGATCATCGCCACTGCACAACTAGC AAATCTGGTGTGGAGATCAGCAACGTGAGTTACAGAATGATGGTCGGAAGTTCGAGGAGGGAAAGAGCGGTGGTGATGAGGTGTAGCGAGGCTGTGCCGTGCAGGGATATCGTGGTGGCGGACTTGCACATTGTCACGGCCAAGGACACAGCGGCCACCTGCGACTGCGCCAACGTCTACGGAAGAGCTCAAGGCCATCTGCTTCCCAAAATTTCATGTTTGGAGCAGATATAA
- the LOC131021285 gene encoding inactive protein RESTRICTED TEV MOVEMENT 2-like encodes MERERKNPRNMKFEYVLPSSWWTETADSHCLLIDVPGFKKEEVRIRADAHDHVIVSGERQANDNTILHFEQAYKVPEGCNIEETNAILEDETYYVIIPKKHVDNSILTSVQQDSTTSDGVVDTANNDDSNQNHEETPKGERPDSSFLQRLSRMIKTKRCLVLTTLLAFSLGVFVSQRYQSTPQKERKKRAADDE; translated from the exons atggAGCGGGAGAGGAAAAACCCTAGAAATATGAAATTTGAGTATGTTTTGCCTTCCTCTTGGTGGACAGAGACCGCTGATTCCCATTGTCTGCTCATTGATGTTCCAG GATTCAAGAAGGAGGAAGTGAGGATTCGAGCCGATGCCCACGACCACGTCATAGTGAGCGGAGAAAGGCAGGCCAACGACAACACAATCCTACATTTCGAGCAGGCATACAAGGTACCAGAAGGTTGCAACATAGAGGAAACCAATGCCATCTTAGAGGATGAGACCTACTATGTAATCATACCCAAGAAACACGTTGACAACTCGATCTTGACCTCAGTTCAACAAGACAGCACCACGTCTGATGGCGTAGTAGATACCGCCAACAACGATGATTCTAACCAGAACCACGAAGAAACGCCCAAGGGAGAGAGGCCCGACAGCAGTTTCCTGCAGAGACTGTCGAGGATGATCAAGACCAAGAGATGCCTTGTTTTGACAACTTTACTAGCATTTTCATTAGGAGTTTTTGTATCTCAGCGTTACCAGTCGACTCCACAG AAGGAGAGAAAGAAAAGAGCAGCAGACGACGAATAG